CACGGCAGTGACACCCCCTAGACTGAACAGATCACCCGAGGAGATCCAGGGAAACTCTTTGTGAATGGGCTCCAGGAACTTGAAGCCATTCTGCAAGCCCGCATTGGATGGATCGTTAAACTCCTTTTTGAATCTGTATGTACCACCGTATGACCCGCCTGTATTGTCGTGCTTGTCCCAGGTCCCTGAAGTGTGCCAAGCAAGACGGACTAATACGGGCCCATAGCCTATATAGTTGTCATATTCGTCATCTTCCCTCAGCTTGAGTGCAATCGCATTGTACACCTTTTGGAAGTCCTCGTATGACCTCCCTTTTTCGACAGAGGCGACATGAACGAGCGGTGTAGTGGAAGCCAAAGCAGCTGCCTTCCCCCAGTTGTTCCATCCGTGGTTACTACCACCCCCGGGAGAAGACGATGATCTCTTTTGGGATTGCGAGTAAGCAAAAGTtgcagcagcagcagcagcagcagcagcggAGAACAGGTAGAGAGACCTCTTATGGGCGGTTCTGCCCAGTGAAGGTAAAAGCCTAACAGCAGTAGTCATAATTGTAGATATACGTGTGTGTTTGCGTCTGCATGAATGCGAAATTCATGTTCTTGAGTTAGCGAGCGTGTACAATAGTCTCTGCTTAAGTAC
The nucleotide sequence above comes from Saccharomyces cerevisiae S288C chromosome XI, complete sequence. Encoded proteins:
- the CCP1 gene encoding cytochrome-c peroxidase (Mitochondrial cytochrome-c peroxidase; degrades reactive oxygen species in mitochondria; acts as hydrogen peroxide sensor in mitochondria, involved in the response to oxidative stress), which translates into the protein MTTAVRLLPSLGRTAHKRSLYLFSAAAAAAAAATFAYSQSQKRSSSSPGGGSNHGWNNWGKAAALASTTPLVHVASVEKGRSYEDFQKVYNAIALKLREDDEYDNYIGYGPVLVRLAWHTSGTWDKHDNTGGSYGGTYRFKKEFNDPSNAGLQNGFKFLEPIHKEFPWISSGDLFSLGGVTAVQEMQGPKIPWRCGRVDTPEDTTPDNGRLPDADKDADYVRTFFQRLNMNDREVVALMGAHALGKTHLKNSGYEGPWGAANNVFTNEFYLNLLNEDWKLEKNDANNEQWDSKSGYMMLPTDYSLIQDPKYLSIVKEYANDQDKFFKDFSKAFEKLLENGITFPKDAPSPFIFKTLEEQGL